Genomic window (Syngnathus typhle isolate RoL2023-S1 ecotype Sweden linkage group LG19, RoL_Styp_1.0, whole genome shotgun sequence):
CactgcaccaccaccaccatcatcttTTTATTCTCCCCATTCacttcttcatcatcttcaGCATGTGACCATCTCTAGCTTAACCGCAaaacattgtcatttttttaaaccaatatCCACAGTAGAACCTCCAATTATGAATTGTGTGGCTCTTTGTGTACAGGTGTGTTTGGAATCTGATTTGCTTATCTGTTCCTCCTTAGCCATCAGAAAAATGTGGAGTCCTAAATGTCACCAAAATCACAGAGaatggaaaaaaagtcaggtaGGAAGCTTTGACGTGCAGACTTGGAGAACTTTGCTGTACATtctcaatattttttatttttttggtatcCAGGAAGAACTGGGCATCCTCGTGGACGGTGTTACAGGGTTCCTCCCTCCTCTTTGCAAAGGGTCAAGGTGGAAGCACAAGCTGGGTGCGTAATTATGGATCCAGGTTCCGAGACTTCATCGCCAACAAATAGTGTCATCCTCCGTTCattccttcccccccccccttctcctccttcctGAAGTCTTATTACCGCAATGGCTCCATCCCCGAGCTGCTCCTCACTCTTCTTAGCAACTGGAAGCAATCTGTCAAGCCCCGTCCTGCTGTCTCCTATGTAAAAGTTAGCACCACAAAGACTGTTTTGGGCTAGCGTGTGTTTCATTGCGTGCTAACGGTTCACCTTTAACCTTTATTaaccgcattttttttttcaaaataacgcCACGCTTGACTCGGGAGAGCTCGTGATGTGATttttgagcatttttaattcatgtgccgctttgtttttaattttcaagGGTTGAACTGTCAAAATAATATTTCTGAAGCGGAGGTGGTGCTAATGTAGAAAATAATTGTGGCCATTTATTCTCATCTGAGCAACTTGACCCAATAACATTATTAACAATGATTTGCCTGcctaacaaaacaaaacaagtaccgtattttccggactataaggcgcacctaaaaacctaaaatcttctcaaaagccgacagtgcgccttatagtccagtgcgccttatatatggactaaatttctaaattcaaactaagattaagttttaaaatgggccattcattgaaggtgcgccttatagttcggaaaatacggtaattaacatATTGGATCTAATGAATTAAATTTAGCCCCTAAGCAGCACACGTATTTTTCCAATTAACTGCTtgacttgatttcttttttctgttcCATCTCTGTGGTGTCATCGCTTATATCGCGTCACTGCGTTTCAGAAGTTTGGCAGCAACCAGTCCAAGCCGGAGTTTTCCGTCGATTTACGCGGTGCGTCCGTGGAATGGGCCTCCAAGGACAAGTCCAGCAAGAAGCATGTCATTGAGGTATCAAATATAGACACAAGTTGGCTCAGAAACTTGAtcttaatttgatttttttctaaacTTGACTTCCTTAGCTGAAAACACGTCAGGGGACAGAACTGCTGATCCAGTCTGAGATTGACAGCGTCATCAACGACTGGTACCGGGCCCTGACCGAGGCCATTAACACACATGTGAGTGGACTTAGTCATAGTGGTGGGATGGGTATAACTGAATCTAACATTTGGCTTGTATGAAGGTGTGGGAGTCGGATGAGGCCATCGAAGACGATATGCCGGACTCTCCGGGAGCTGAGAAACAGGACAAAGAGAAAGACTCAAAGAAGAACAGAGGTGAGGCCAACTGCTCACacctttttatttatcttaAGCCATGCCTTCACATTGCACGTATGTTTTTGATTCATTTAGTTGTGATGAAGACCTCTATCAGTATGGACTCATCGGACCAGAAAAAAACTCGGGTAAAGCTCAAGAAGTTCTTGACACGCCGACCTACCTACCAGGCGGTCAAAGACAAAGGCTACATTAAAGGTAGCTCGAGTGGCAGGTACCACATTTGGAAAAACACTGCAGGGAATAACAACTTCTGGTTCATCCTTCACAGATCAGGTTTTTGGCTGCAGTTTGAGCAACCTGTGCCAGCGGGAGAACACATCCGTGCCCAAATTTGTTAAAATGTGCATTGACCATGTGGAGAAAACAGGTATGATCCAGATCGTCACCGGtctattgaaaaataaaactattCGTGCCAGGTCTATCTATCGTCTTGAATAGTTCAGGATGCACTCCCATTGTTGTCCTCTAGGTCTCAGTACTGATGGCTTGTATCGAGTCAGCGGGAACCTGGCGGTGATACAGAAGCTCCGTTTTGCTGTCAACCATGGTAGGGCACAATCATCTGTAGACATGTCTGGTCTTTCTTTTCATACCTGTCTCATCCAATTTCCTTCCCTCCATCAGACGAGAAGGTGGAACTAGATGACATCAAGTGGGAGGACATCCACGTCACGACAGGAGCACTCAAAATGTTCTTCCGGGAACTTCCAGAACCTCTATTCACTTATGGATCCTTCAATGATTTCCTTAATGCAATTAGTGAGTAACCGTTTTATTCCACCTGATTTATGTTTCCAATATGGCCACAAGGTGGTGCTGTACACATGTGAATTCCCTCACCGcctgtttgtctttgtgcttCAGAATGCTCTGACTACAAGCAGAGAGTGAACTCAATCATAGACTTGATAAAGAAGTTGCCAAAACCTAACCACGACACAATGCAAGTTCTCTTCAAACACTTGCGCAGGTAAGATGCATCATCATTTCCTCCATTTTCAGAAAAACCCAGTTTAAGGaaaaaaatcacagtatttattcAATTATAATTAGTTGGAAGTATGTTTCAAGTTAAAGCTTATTAGCTTATTATCTGCAGTGTGAAagctgatttatttgtttttattttttttacccagcAGCAGCGGCATCATACGTTCCCAGTGACATTTGCCCAGCGTTCCCATTTGCATTTATATGGCTCTGCATTTGCTGTAATTTAGTACCTATGAAGTGGTGGAATTTACAGCGTGACATTCAGTGTATGGAGGACTACGTTATATCAAGCGGGCGGATTTGATCTTATTTTCTCCCCCCGTAAATATGTTATTGTTTTGTGCATCTGCACGAAAGGATGTAGCTTCTATTTAAAACCACTATTATTGCTCTACTCTCGCCCGGAGCGTCGGCGGCGTTCCGAGCCGTGTCTTCACACTCAATCTTGAGCCTCCAGACTGGCTTGTAATCTTGTTTTTCTAGATGAACACCAAGTTGATTCGATAGGTAAACCTTACCCGTGTCCTCCCTCCCCCGCGCAGGGTGATAGACCACGGCGAAGCCAACCGCATGACCACCCAGAGCGTGGCCATCGTTTTCGGACCCACGCTCCTCCGGCCCGAGACGGAGACGGGCAACATCGCCGTCCACATGGTCTACCAGAACCAGATTGTGGAGCTCATACTGCTGGAGTACGAAAGTATTTTTGGCAGGTAGATAGAAATGGccgccattattattatttttttattgactgaACTCAGTGTTGCTGGGAAATCCGACTCCCCGTTTTCATGAGCGTTTACACAAGCATTACCAGGCATTGCACTTATAAGTTGGGGAGATCCATTTAATTTGAAAGGCAACAGGCCTCTCACCTTTTCAGATGGACGATAACCTTTCAGATGACCTCGTGATTTGAATATTCAGGGTCGatagttttgttgttgtttttggtgcCGCAGTCACTGATTCCGATGAAACCTCCTTGTGTAGGAGAGCGTTAATGGATGCTGCTCCAGTGGCGTGCGTTGAAGGCAGACTCGCACCTCGTAATGTTGCCTGAACTGTGTTGGTCTTCTGTGTTGTGGCGCTTCGGTCGTGACGCCAGTTATGCCATAAATCGAGTTTTTCTTTGTCGTTgtcttgttgtttgttttttgcacttGGATAAACTGGAGCAGTGTTTCACATTGTGCCCCATGATCCCGCCCCCACCTCACCCACTAAGTGTTAACCAGATGGAGAGCTAAAACAGTATTTGTCGATGGGAGTGAATTAAAACCTGCACAGAAGCATCTTTCGTCTTGCCACTTTGTAGAGAAATGTGTCGTGTCGTCATGTCAACGTGCTTCGGTGAAGTCTACGCGCTCTGTGCTCCTTTTACAAACCCAAATCTGACGATTTGGTTTGTCCAACTCCGAGGTACTGCGGTCGTTTTTTTGAACCACAATTTACGATTTTGCGTCGTAGGGGTGCCGAACCTACGCTAAGCTAATGATGAAGTATTCCGACAAGGGCGAATATAGCAAGAGTGCTCGTTGTTACAAGGTGTTCCGGGATTGGTGTGTACAGTTGATTTTCCAGTTTGTACATTTGAATTCAAAGATGACAGAATGCAGATTGTgaaaaagagaagaagaagaaaaaaaaataaagactgtTCCTTCTGTTCCTGCAGTGTTTACATGTGATCAGCTGCACATTTGAATGTAATTTTTCAAGCTAACTGCTGTTTGTGAAATTGCTCtgtttaataaaaaagaaaaatcaaacaaGAAGGTTCCCGTGCATTTCCTGTctcagtgataaaaaaaaacctcGACATGGATGGAGACCATAAAAGTAAAAGACACAAAAGGTGAGCCGGCCGTTCGACTTCAATCAACTCTAAAGCTTCAGCTCTCGCTCTGCCTTAATTACATAATTGAATTAATCTACTCAATGCTAATATCCTGGTTATCGAGCGGAGTGATTAAGCTTTCCTGTCTCAATCAATTATTTTCCTACCTGTTAATTATAAAAAGCACTTTAGTATATTTCTTGATATTTCTGAAATGTATGGCAACCTCTGCCACTCACCCTCCATTAATCTCcatgcttccattttttttgtcattcctcCGCAGGTCATTCGCGGCTGCCGACCTGAAGGCTGTGGATTAATTGATGTCTAATTAGGTAATTGCCAGTCTGCCATCTTTGATTAAGAAGCGCGCGGCTTTGGAGTGCTGAGTAAAGCTGCTTGATGTTAGCCCCTTACAGAAAAGCTTCACTTAACTCTTTATTTATATTGACTTTGCGTGGTCGCCTTGTATGTGCACTatgttgtgtttaaaaaaataacttatGACATAAACTGACCCTAATAATAGATCGAATTTCTTTGCCAGGTTTTTATACTCATATGAAAAGTAAAATATGAAACTAGGTCAGTTTGCGTAATgctaacataccgtattttccggactataaggcgcaccggactataaggcgcaccttcaatgaatggcccattttaaaactttgtccatatataaggcgcaccggactataaggcgcaccattaatgcatcatgtcggatttttaatccaaatcaaatcattctccattttatcttttttatttcaacttcagatgcaacaaatgactttataatcacaaaataatgatccatagtctttttgattcatgattcatagtcttcagcaggccacttatgcttgatttcatgacacaatgcttcgggccagtttgaatttaggaatttagtccatatataaggcgcactggactataaggcgcactgtcggcttttgagaagattttagctttttaggtgcgccttatagtccggaaaatacggtatatccaGAACACTATAACTGAATTAGCATAGGTGTTATAGTAATTTAAACCGCTTAAAATATATTCACAGGCATTTTTCTGATCAATGAGAATGTGCGCCAAAAGTTAGACCACCCCTCAGGCGTTCAACTCTAAATTCAGTCCCACTTGTTTACTGCTAAAAATTAttcatcatttgtttttgtgtcataGAAAAACAATTCCCCGTTTGGCTCTTTCAGACAACGCACCAGTGAGAAAGAAGAACACAAAGGCAAGTGAAAATCAAGAAAAGGTACGGCGGCCCTTCCGCTTCCAAAAGCAGCCGTAACTGTCTcggataaataaatagatagcaCGAAAAGGAAGCATTATCCGTCACGCAGCGCTGATACAGTCTAGCTTTGTATTTATTGCCCACTTAATAGACTTGATTGCATTACTGCCGGTAAGGAAGGGAAAGAAATCCGCTGGCGGTGAGAAGGTACTCTCACCACCTCGCAATTACCTTATGTAAATCCTGTCCTGGAATGTTGATCCACTGCTATTTAAAATGCATTGGATTTCCATGGAAAATGATCCACTCCTGCCGCCTGAAGCTCATTAATAACATCGACGAGCGGGCCTGACATTTGGAATACTTACATGCGCCGGCGGCGTGTGTGCAACAATGCGGCCTGTACGGTAGTTTGCCATGCGCTCGAGCCTGACGGGAACATTGGGAAGAAATATGGCAGCAATAAGTTACTTGGGGGAGCAGGAATGGACAAATAAGTGACGTGGTCCTTGATATGTGACCCTCAAAGTGACTTGAAGTCATTAAGCGGTAGTTTACCTGTCTTGAATCGGCCGGCCTAGTATAACGTGCCTCTTGCGTTTTCAAATTTTTTTAGAGTCAAGCACCCTGAATAAGCCGCAGTTCTGAGTCATCCTTTAAAAGGTAGCGATGGAGGTACCGAGCTCTTAATCGCCCAGCGGTTAAAACCATTTTGTCTCTTCACACAGCCACTTTGGCGAGTGCCCACCTGCAAATAAGGCAGGAGGGACGTGGGGGGGGAAATCACCGCGGCCATTAATCTTTCATGTTCCATAATGGCATGTTCGCATTACCTGCCCGCACCTCCGAGCCAGCGTCCAGATCGGGCCGGGAAACTACCGTGAGCATATGGAGCACTTCAAACACTCTCAGCCCAGACTGCGGTCGCGCCCATGAATTATAGAAATGATCTAATTGTTTTCTCATTTGGAAATTGTGAGGGGCCCTCCTTTTTGGAACCACGGCACGAAACGCAGCGCCGCCAACCTCCGACACATTTGTTGATTCTAAAGCGGGCTGTCCAGTTAAAACAGAGCCAGACCTGAAATTTAGGTTCAGGGGATTGAAGAGGGACTTTAAAGAGCAGCGGCGCTGATCGGAAGGCACCGGTGGTTTGGACGCACCGATGCGGTTTTTGGCAGACGTTCGGTTGCGGCTCATCAAACATTCAGCGGCGGCTCGCTCCTGCaggaaaagaaaatataaaaaaagcgGCGATAAGCCATACTTGTGGCTAGTAAAGTTACGGGCGGAGAGCGGCGAAAAGAATAACAGAAAGGTAAATTAAGATTTAAAGATGCCGGGTTTAagaaatgtcaagtctgtgtcattttgagcagagagtgccatctagaggagtcacAAAAAAtagtggttcatgaagcaattttgaagcttcatttccccATCATAATGTTTATAATTGTTCCGTTGGCCGCATTTTTCTGCATTCCGACTCATGCAAAACATCTCTGCTCACCTCCACCCCACTTTGTCTCATTAGCACTGTTAGCTAGGGAATGATAACGGAGCATGTTTTCCCCTGGTACCGCCTCCCCCCACTGAGGCGCTAATTAGGATATGTCTTCAACAGCGCCGTCTGATTGGAGGTAAAAGGCCGAGCATAATTACACAGACCGCCCCAATGTTGTCGGTCTGGAGAGAAAAAGGCTGGGCCCCCTAAACACATCATGCCACAATTCAATTAAAGGTTTGCATTAAAGTCCTGACACATGGATGAGAGTTGTGATTTGAAATCAATGCAAGTTTTCTTTCTCCTCGCCGCAGGTAAACCTTTTGAGAGGGCGAACTCGACTGCTTCGCCAGCGCTCAAATAAGCTCATTGGATTTGCTCCCGTGCCAACATCTTACTTAATTAGCCGGCACACTTTTATGGGCATAAATCGCTTTTACATCACTGCCAACGGAGCGCACCGCAAAGTGGGTCGATCATATATTACGTTGATCTTCCTTGGCGCACTTCAAG
Coding sequences:
- the arhgap12b gene encoding rho GTPase-activating protein 12b isoform X8; amino-acid sequence: MRRAFRGYRKAGEDDDDVFVKVSGFKATSPTGPGRSDSPVYTNLQELKISLSSLPPVPSASPLHIHGDWETHKDLSGRHFYYNRATGERTWKPPRTRDTSSSNSSFRGESQASAESELENCLSTHSSVSDSQYGSPPRGWSEELDEHGHTLYVSEYTQEKWIKHIDEQGRPYYYNADGSRSEWELPKYNMSPQSGEAPKSRSLERKQPDPIIITKWRHSTYVLDLNDKECASAPKLSSPDSDSCPSSPKHPSTPSEKCGVLNVTKITENGKKVRKNWASSWTVLQGSSLLFAKGQGGSTSWSYYRNGSIPELLLTLLSNWKQSVKPRPAVSYVKKFGSNQSKPEFSVDLRGASVEWASKDKSSKKHVIELKTRQGTELLIQSEIDSVINDWYRALTEAINTHVWESDEAIEDDMPDSPGAEKQDKEKDSKKNRVVMKTSISMDSSDQKKTRVKLKKFLTRRPTYQAVKDKGYIKDQVFGCSLSNLCQRENTSVPKFVKMCIDHVEKTGLSTDGLYRVSGNLAVIQKLRFAVNHDEKVELDDIKWEDIHVTTGALKMFFRELPEPLFTYGSFNDFLNAIKCSDYKQRVNSIIDLIKKLPKPNHDTMQVLFKHLRRVIDHGEANRMTTQSVAIVFGPTLLRPETETGNIAVHMVYQNQIVELILLEYESIFGR